Proteins encoded within one genomic window of Oryza brachyantha chromosome 7, ObraRS2, whole genome shotgun sequence:
- the LOC102721747 gene encoding ras-related protein RABE1c-like, which yields MAAPPARARADYDYLIKLLLIGDSGVGKSCLLLRFSDGSFTTSFITTIGIDFKIRTIELDGKRIKLQIWDTAGQERFRTITTAYYRGAMGILLVYDVTDESSFNNIRNWIRNIEQHASDNVNKILVGNKADMDESKRAVPTSKGQALADEYGIKFFETSAKTNLNVEQVFFSIARDIKQRLAETDSKPEDRTIKINKPEGDAEASTSQKSACCGS from the exons atggcggcgccgccggcgagggctCGGGCCGACTACGACTATCTCATCAAGCTCCTCCTCATCGGAGACAGCG GTGTTGGCAAAAGTTGTCTCCTCTTACGGTTCTCTGATGGCTCCTTCACAACAAGCTTTATTACCACCATTGG GATTGATTTCAAAATAAGAACAATTGAACTGGATGGTAAACGGATTAAACTGCAAATCTGGGATACAGCTGGTCAAGAACGTTTCCGAACTATTACTACTG CGTATTACAGGGGAGCAATGGGTATTTTGCTTGTCTATGATGTCACTGATGAGTCATCATTCAATA ATATAAGAAACTGGATTAGGAACATAGAGCAACATGCTTCCGATAAcgtaaacaaaattttggttgGCAACAAAGCTGACATGGATGAAAGCAAAAGG GCTGTACCAACTTCAAAGGGGCAAGCACTTGCTGATGAATATGGCATCAAGTTCTTTGAAACG AGTGCAAAGACAAACCTGAATGTCGAGCAGGTTTTCTTTTCAATAGCAAGGGACATTAAGCAAAGACTTGCGGAAACTGATTCCAAACCTGAG GATCGCACAATCAAGATTAACAAACCAGAGGGCGACGCTGAAGCCTCAACTTCACAGAAATCCGCATGCTGCGGATCCTGA